One window of Marinobacterium aestuarii genomic DNA carries:
- the folE gene encoding GTP cyclohydrolase I FolE encodes MISNEAKIVREVLIARGLETPLLENGMSSEQKYERIKSLMTEVVGTLGLDLSDDSLAETPHRIAKMYVNEIFAGLDYARFPKMALIENKMQVEEMVKVRDISVVSTCEHHFVTIDGVAKVAYIPDQTIIGLSKINRIVRFFAQRPQVQERLTQQILVALQTLLETDNVAVSISAVHYCVKSRGVMDANSQTETTALGGIFKSNARTRAEFLG; translated from the coding sequence ATGATATCCAATGAAGCGAAGATTGTTCGCGAAGTGCTGATTGCACGGGGCCTGGAGACCCCGCTGCTGGAGAACGGCATGAGCAGCGAGCAGAAGTACGAACGGATCAAAAGCCTGATGACCGAAGTGGTCGGCACGCTGGGGCTGGATCTCAGTGATGACAGCCTGGCGGAAACACCGCACCGTATTGCCAAGATGTATGTTAACGAGATCTTCGCCGGCCTTGATTACGCCCGTTTTCCGAAGATGGCGCTGATCGAGAACAAGATGCAGGTGGAGGAAATGGTCAAGGTGCGTGACATCAGTGTTGTCAGCACCTGCGAACACCACTTCGTGACGATCGATGGCGTGGCCAAAGTGGCCTATATTCCGGATCAGACCATTATCGGCCTGTCCAAGATCAACCGTATCGTACGCTTCTTCGCCCAGCGTCCGCAGGTGCAGGAACGTCTGACACAGCAGATTCTGGTGGCATTGCAGACGCTGCTTGAGACAGACAACGTGGCCGTCAGCATCAGCGCGGTACACTACTGCGTCAAGTCCCGCGGGGTCATGGATGCCAACTCCCAGACCGAAACCACGGCCTTGGGCGGCATCTTTAAAAGCAACGCCCGCACAAGAGCCGAATTCCTCGGCTGA
- the aroQ gene encoding type II 3-dehydroquinate dehydratase, whose translation MSKCIYVLNGPNLNLLGTRQPEVYGHETLADVQQRLLERAAQLGFEIEFFQSNSEGDIIDKIHEARSRADGIIINPAAYSHTSVAILDALNTFEQPVIEVHISNIHRRESFRHHSFVSARAEGVIAGLGTKGYLLALEHFVDAGQ comes from the coding sequence GCATTTATGTGCTGAACGGCCCGAACCTGAACCTGCTGGGCACACGCCAGCCTGAAGTCTACGGTCACGAAACCCTGGCGGATGTGCAGCAGCGCCTGCTTGAGCGGGCGGCGCAGCTGGGGTTTGAGATAGAATTTTTCCAGAGTAATAGTGAGGGGGATATCATCGACAAGATTCACGAAGCCCGCAGCCGGGCCGACGGAATCATCATTAACCCGGCGGCTTACAGCCACACCTCGGTGGCGATTCTGGATGCGCTGAACACCTTCGAGCAACCGGTGATAGAGGTGCATATTTCCAATATTCACCGCCGCGAAAGCTTTCGCCACCATTCCTTCGTTTCGGCACGGGCCGAGGGGGTGATTGCGGGCCTGGGTACCAAGGGCTATCTGCTGGCGCTGGAGCATTTCGTCGACGCCGGCCAATAG
- a CDS encoding Crp/Fnr family transcriptional regulator has protein sequence MRTIAGNDLWQRWGTDYFRALSTFGALQDCTILSLLQNGQVSELSQGEVLYRPGDKVGGFYVILKGSIALYMHHHDRDALTRLYRQGEQLGFVDMIGLHDHWSTSVAQNPVTLVHISSDQFFELHLQAPDDFGLLMINLSREMARTVIMLAEVIVDQSVLIASGRN, from the coding sequence ATGCGCACTATAGCGGGTAATGATCTGTGGCAGCGTTGGGGGACTGATTACTTCCGAGCCCTGTCGACCTTCGGCGCCCTGCAGGACTGCACTATTCTCAGTCTGCTCCAAAACGGCCAGGTATCTGAGCTCTCCCAGGGCGAAGTGCTGTACCGCCCCGGCGACAAGGTCGGCGGTTTCTACGTTATTCTCAAGGGCTCCATCGCCCTCTATATGCACCATCACGACCGGGATGCACTGACTCGACTGTACCGCCAGGGGGAACAGCTCGGCTTTGTCGACATGATAGGCCTGCACGATCACTGGTCGACCAGCGTGGCGCAGAATCCTGTAACCCTGGTACATATCTCTTCGGATCAGTTTTTCGAGCTGCACCTGCAAGCGCCGGATGACTTTGGCCTGCTGATGATCAATCTGTCGCGGGAGATGGCGCGTACGGTGATTATGCTGGCCGAAGTGATTGTCGATCAGAGTGTACTGATCGCCAGCGGGCGCAATTAA